The Urbifossiella limnaea genome has a window encoding:
- a CDS encoding DUF3024 domain-containing protein — MATPRDPWNIRPARKRAAVPAALKTEVEAKARVLIEAVLKPRHVLPPPTDGPFNYITNIGAKWYRNYFYFFSTYACPSPTALAPSFESMFARMEPLGNGTFALYAMRYTGKEWVGVLDALSVDECLDAIRDDPWFVP, encoded by the coding sequence GTGGCGACGCCGCGAGACCCGTGGAACATCCGCCCGGCCCGGAAGCGGGCCGCCGTACCCGCCGCCCTGAAGACCGAGGTGGAAGCGAAGGCCAGGGTACTGATCGAGGCCGTGTTGAAGCCCAGACACGTCCTGCCGCCCCCAACAGACGGGCCGTTCAACTACATCACCAACATCGGCGCGAAGTGGTACAGGAACTACTTCTACTTCTTCTCGACCTACGCCTGCCCGAGCCCGACCGCTCTTGCCCCCTCGTTCGAGTCGATGTTCGCCCGGATGGAACCGCTCGGGAACGGCACGTTCGCCCTGTACGCCATGCGGTACACGGGCAAGGAGTGGGTCGGGGTGCTCGACGCCCTGTCGGTGGACGAGTGCCTGGACGCCATCCGGGACGACCCGTGGTTCGTACCGTGA
- a CDS encoding group I truncated hemoglobin, which produces MTLYERLGGVYAIATVVDDFIDRIMDDPRLNANPKVDEAHHKVARAGFKFLVTEQVCEATGGPQRYTGRSMRDSHAHLDITAGEWDAFLDDLRQTLTKFHVPDAEQGELFAIVEGTKQDIVLPRSTR; this is translated from the coding sequence ATGACGCTCTACGAACGACTGGGCGGGGTGTATGCCATCGCCACCGTGGTGGACGACTTCATCGACCGGATCATGGACGACCCCCGGCTGAACGCCAACCCCAAGGTGGACGAGGCCCACCACAAGGTGGCACGGGCCGGGTTCAAGTTCCTGGTGACCGAGCAGGTGTGCGAGGCCACGGGCGGGCCGCAGCGGTACACGGGCCGGTCGATGCGTGACTCGCACGCCCACCTCGACATCACCGCCGGCGAGTGGGACGCCTTCCTCGACGACCTGCGGCAAACGCTCACGAAGTTCCACGTGCCGGACGCCGAGCAAGGCGAACTGTTCGCCATCGTGGAGGGCACGAAGCAGGATATCGTACTGCCCCGGTCCACGCGGTGA